One region of Microbacterium rhizosphaerae genomic DNA includes:
- a CDS encoding DUF58 domain-containing protein: protein MRKAWPLTARGTGALLLAVICFITAAQLGLIELVYFGVLLIAVDVAGFATLYLVRHSESVTRTLTPDIPSVGGEMRVLVHMDVRSPLPTAAGTWRDALPRGIAGVAHGGLPAIGSGLSGGDRRVEFAYAVTATERGAHPLGPLSVTTSDPFGLARRATTVGTATKVVVAPAIVELPPLWDPAGESGGTTLTTTTQLGQGADNLVARPYVSGDSMRRIHWRATAHRDTLMVRQEEQESTPQATVLLERAAAAWGAGAQRRPGADPAFELAVTAAVSVVARLVRDGYHVAIRDADGTELWDPIAGGDGDEVESLATHFATLTARVEDARRSPLDAATAMITGSGPTVLITGPTGRTTMPAPIGSPALLVGVGLDADGIEDAAAAGWRIVPLPPGDDLVESWVAAYRRVGRVHA, encoded by the coding sequence ATGCGGAAGGCGTGGCCACTGACGGCCCGGGGAACCGGGGCGCTGCTGCTCGCCGTCATCTGCTTCATCACCGCGGCCCAGCTCGGGCTCATCGAGCTCGTCTACTTCGGCGTCCTGCTCATCGCGGTCGATGTCGCCGGCTTCGCGACTCTCTACCTCGTGCGGCACAGCGAGAGCGTCACGCGCACCTTGACGCCGGACATCCCGTCGGTGGGCGGTGAGATGCGGGTCCTGGTGCACATGGATGTGCGCTCCCCGCTGCCGACCGCGGCGGGGACGTGGCGCGACGCCCTGCCGCGCGGCATCGCCGGCGTCGCTCACGGTGGCCTGCCCGCGATCGGCTCGGGCCTGTCCGGCGGCGACCGCAGGGTCGAGTTCGCATACGCCGTGACGGCCACCGAGCGGGGGGCACATCCGCTCGGGCCGCTCTCCGTCACCACGAGCGACCCGTTCGGGCTGGCCCGCCGCGCGACGACCGTCGGCACGGCGACGAAGGTCGTCGTCGCTCCCGCCATCGTCGAGCTGCCGCCGCTGTGGGATCCCGCGGGTGAGTCCGGGGGCACCACGCTCACGACGACGACGCAACTCGGTCAGGGCGCCGACAACCTCGTCGCGCGCCCGTACGTCTCGGGCGACTCGATGCGCCGCATCCACTGGCGAGCCACCGCGCACCGGGACACGCTGATGGTGCGGCAGGAGGAGCAGGAGTCGACGCCGCAGGCGACCGTCCTCCTCGAGCGCGCCGCCGCCGCGTGGGGCGCCGGCGCTCAGCGCCGGCCGGGTGCGGATCCCGCGTTCGAGCTCGCGGTCACCGCTGCCGTCTCCGTCGTCGCACGGCTCGTGCGCGACGGCTATCACGTGGCGATCCGGGATGCCGACGGCACCGAGCTGTGGGATCCGATCGCCGGCGGCGACGGCGACGAGGTCGAGAGTCTCGCGACGCACTTCGCGACCCTCACGGCACGCGTCGAGGACGCCCGGCGTTCGCCGCTCGACGCGGCCACGGCGATGATCACGGGAAGCGGACCGACCGTCCTCATCACCGGGCCGACGGGACGCACGACGATGCCCGCCCCGATCGGGAGTCCCGCGCTGCTGGTCGGCGTCGGACTGGACGCGGACGGGATCGAGGATGCAGCAGCCGCCGGCTGGCGCATCGTACCGCTGCCGCCGGGCGACGATCTGGTCGAGTCCTGGGTCGCCGCGTATCGAAGGGTCGGCCGTGTCCACGCCTGA
- a CDS encoding type II toxin-antitoxin system PemK/MazF family toxin, with product MIARGDVVWVDFGEPRGSEPAKVRPTVVFQDDWLLATSINTILLIPLTSNLAQEAFPGNVLIPAIASGLDKDSVALVTQLGPVSREYIQPFAAGHLPPYLLNELSAGVHLVTGT from the coding sequence GTGATCGCTCGCGGCGACGTCGTCTGGGTCGACTTCGGCGAGCCCCGCGGATCCGAGCCGGCGAAGGTGCGACCGACAGTCGTCTTTCAGGATGACTGGTTGCTCGCGACATCCATCAACACGATCCTCTTGATCCCCCTGACGTCGAACCTCGCACAGGAGGCCTTCCCCGGCAACGTGCTGATTCCGGCGATCGCCAGCGGGCTGGACAAGGACTCCGTTGCGCTGGTCACCCAGCTTGGGCCCGTGAGTCGCGAGTACATTCAACCCTTCGCCGCAGGTCACCTTCCCCCGTACCTCCTGAACGAACTCAGCGCCGGCGTGCACCTCGTCACCGGGACATGA
- a CDS encoding NmrA family NAD(P)-binding protein: MTTAAESHSGGAASLPSLAVTGVTGTVGRLTAEALADAGVPFRMLARDPVRAPRLPGSAVLQAAYADADAARSALEGVAVLFMVSAAENENRLAEQVTFVDAAAAAGVGHIVYTSFFRAAPDATFIMARDDYATEQRIRETGMTFTFLRDNLYLDFVDGMIGQDDVIRGPAGNGRAAMVARADVARVAARVLQDTDSHADVTYDLTGPEALTMAEVAEVLSSRLGRAISFHNETLPEAYESRKHWKAQQWQYDAWISNYAAIAAGELAGVTDDVQRVTGRQPLSLSQFLESR; the protein is encoded by the coding sequence ATGACGACCGCAGCAGAATCGCATTCCGGAGGTGCCGCCTCCCTCCCCTCTCTCGCTGTCACAGGGGTGACCGGAACGGTTGGCCGGCTCACTGCGGAGGCACTGGCCGACGCGGGAGTCCCCTTCCGGATGCTTGCCCGCGACCCGGTCCGAGCACCGCGACTGCCGGGCAGCGCCGTACTGCAGGCCGCATACGCCGACGCCGATGCGGCGCGCTCGGCCCTCGAGGGCGTAGCGGTGCTCTTCATGGTCTCAGCCGCCGAGAACGAGAACCGGCTGGCTGAGCAGGTCACGTTCGTCGACGCCGCCGCAGCGGCAGGCGTCGGACACATCGTCTACACATCGTTCTTCCGCGCGGCACCGGATGCCACCTTCATCATGGCTCGAGACGATTACGCGACCGAACAGAGAATCCGAGAGACGGGGATGACGTTCACGTTCCTCCGCGACAACCTGTACCTCGACTTCGTGGACGGAATGATCGGTCAGGATGACGTCATCCGCGGTCCTGCGGGCAACGGCCGCGCCGCGATGGTCGCGCGAGCCGATGTCGCCCGCGTCGCCGCGCGCGTGCTCCAGGACACGGACTCCCACGCCGATGTCACCTACGATCTGACAGGTCCGGAGGCATTGACGATGGCGGAAGTCGCAGAGGTGCTCTCCAGCCGGCTCGGCCGCGCCATCTCATTCCACAATGAGACCCTCCCCGAAGCGTACGAGTCACGCAAGCACTGGAAGGCGCAGCAGTGGCAGTACGACGCTTGGATCTCCAACTACGCGGCCATCGCAGCAGGCGAGCTCGCCGGAGTGACCGACGACGTCCAGCGCGTGACCGGGCGACAGCCCCTGTCGCTCTCCCAGTTTCTGGAGTCGCGCTAA
- a CDS encoding DUF3488 and transglutaminase-like domain-containing protein — protein MSTPEQSRIRSLSQWRPRPGDLVLAGGTLAALFAAMVPLARVITLSWWVLAALVVAALVFATGVVMRGLRVPAVGVTVAEAVVWIAAVTALFFSGTAILLIIPTRSTVDAAMAAVQSALDDVQYGSAPLEPRVGLSVVIAALTGLLAIVFDHVVLTARMPLLASVGFIALSLAPSIAVPGDFDPAAFVLLAICILFLIRTDTQLRREQVDAGIPRRVPYITAAPADTRGGAPAPARSSTSAMAAGIGAIALVVALIITPLLPQPAARAGYGGATVSIDPSLRLGNDLRRPIDTAVLQVHTSGVSAPYLRVATLSDFSGADWQPDTGPASPVIRSSSFPKVDVDRGIALTKTTTRVDIINLTSRWLPVPYPVTAVANLGAEWAVMRDNRTIVGSVDTSAGQSYEITTQVPSPTSEQIRASSATIVNGAQAGSPLTASVPRSVPVDIAKLAHDVTSGAATDYDALLDLQNWFRGPDFTYSLLAPRAGGFDDSGVKSIEAFLQKKEGYCIHFASAFALMARLLGMHSRVVVGYLPGTASSQVGADPNLYTVMSSELHAWPEVFFQGIGWVPFDPTKGLGVPTAFAAAAAPGSPVTSGNAPTTSARTPTPIRNEAGNKLDVTNGNSAAAAAAAAAANPAPWIGAFLALLVAAGVPSVIGVLRRRRLLAAAREENAAAAWTYVQEAAIDVGLSVPAAESPRSFAGRLSAEHPVPLDSIGLLLAAIERASYGRGGLRGYWQGDAMPDAAASVRTALLASVPARTRWRAVLLPRSLFVRPGSVYAGASGSSGAAAAR, from the coding sequence GTGTCCACGCCTGAGCAGAGCCGCATCCGCAGCCTCTCCCAGTGGCGCCCCCGCCCCGGTGACCTCGTCCTCGCGGGCGGGACGCTCGCTGCGCTCTTCGCCGCGATGGTCCCGCTCGCCCGGGTCATCACGCTGTCGTGGTGGGTGCTCGCCGCGCTCGTCGTTGCGGCTCTCGTCTTCGCGACCGGTGTCGTGATGCGCGGGCTGCGCGTTCCGGCCGTGGGCGTGACGGTGGCCGAGGCGGTCGTCTGGATCGCGGCGGTCACCGCGCTGTTCTTCTCAGGGACGGCGATCCTGCTCATCATCCCGACCCGCAGCACGGTCGATGCCGCGATGGCCGCGGTGCAGTCGGCGCTGGACGACGTCCAGTACGGGAGCGCGCCGCTCGAACCCCGCGTGGGCCTGTCCGTCGTCATCGCCGCCCTCACGGGACTGCTCGCGATCGTCTTCGACCACGTCGTGCTGACTGCACGGATGCCGCTGCTGGCCTCCGTGGGCTTCATCGCGCTCTCGCTCGCACCCTCGATCGCCGTGCCGGGCGACTTCGATCCGGCGGCATTCGTGCTGCTGGCGATCTGCATCCTGTTCCTCATCCGCACCGACACCCAGCTGCGCCGAGAACAGGTGGATGCCGGCATCCCCAGGCGCGTCCCGTACATCACGGCGGCACCCGCCGACACGCGCGGGGGCGCCCCTGCCCCGGCGCGCTCGAGCACGTCCGCGATGGCCGCGGGCATCGGGGCGATCGCGCTGGTGGTCGCCCTCATCATCACGCCGCTGCTGCCGCAGCCGGCCGCACGGGCCGGGTACGGGGGCGCCACGGTCTCGATCGATCCGTCGCTGCGGCTGGGCAACGACCTCCGCCGCCCGATCGACACCGCGGTGCTGCAGGTGCACACGTCAGGCGTATCCGCCCCGTATCTGCGGGTGGCGACCCTCTCCGACTTCTCCGGCGCCGACTGGCAGCCCGACACGGGCCCGGCGTCGCCCGTCATCCGGTCCTCGAGCTTCCCGAAGGTCGACGTCGACCGCGGCATCGCCCTGACGAAGACGACGACACGCGTCGACATCATCAACCTCACGTCACGGTGGCTCCCGGTGCCCTACCCCGTCACCGCCGTCGCCAACCTGGGCGCCGAGTGGGCGGTCATGCGCGACAACCGCACGATCGTCGGGTCGGTGGACACGTCGGCCGGGCAGAGCTACGAGATCACGACGCAGGTGCCGTCGCCGACGTCGGAGCAGATCCGCGCCTCCTCGGCGACGATCGTGAACGGCGCGCAGGCCGGTTCGCCTCTCACCGCGTCCGTGCCCCGCTCGGTGCCGGTGGATATCGCGAAGCTCGCGCATGACGTCACGTCCGGTGCCGCGACCGACTATGACGCCCTCCTCGACCTGCAGAACTGGTTCCGGGGACCCGACTTCACGTACTCGCTGCTCGCGCCGCGCGCCGGCGGCTTCGACGACTCCGGGGTGAAGTCCATCGAGGCGTTCCTTCAGAAGAAGGAGGGCTACTGCATCCACTTCGCGTCGGCCTTCGCGCTCATGGCGCGCCTGCTCGGCATGCACTCGCGCGTCGTCGTCGGATACCTGCCGGGCACCGCCTCCTCGCAGGTGGGCGCCGACCCCAATCTGTACACCGTCATGAGCTCCGAGCTGCACGCGTGGCCGGAGGTCTTCTTCCAGGGCATCGGCTGGGTGCCGTTCGATCCGACCAAGGGTCTCGGCGTGCCGACGGCGTTCGCCGCCGCCGCCGCGCCCGGCTCGCCGGTGACGAGCGGGAATGCGCCGACCACGAGCGCCCGCACCCCCACGCCGATCCGGAACGAGGCCGGAAACAAGCTGGACGTGACGAACGGCAACTCCGCCGCCGCCGCTGCCGCGGCCGCCGCCGCCAACCCGGCGCCGTGGATCGGAGCGTTCCTCGCCCTGCTCGTGGCCGCCGGGGTGCCGAGCGTGATCGGCGTCCTGCGGCGCCGGCGCCTGCTCGCCGCCGCCCGCGAGGAGAATGCGGCCGCCGCCTGGACCTACGTGCAGGAGGCCGCGATCGACGTCGGGCTCTCCGTCCCGGCGGCCGAGTCTCCCCGGTCCTTCGCGGGCCGATTGTCGGCGGAGCATCCGGTGCCGCTCGATTCGATCGGCCTGCTGCTCGCCGCGATCGAGCGCGCTTCGTACGGGCGCGGCGGTCTGCGCGGGTACTGGCAGGGCGACGCGATGCCGGATGCGGCGGCATCCGTCCGCACCGCGCTGCTCGCGTCAGTGCCTGCGCGCACCCGGTGGCGCGCGGTGCTCCTCCCCCGTTCGCTCTTCGTCCGGCCCGGTTCGGTGTACGCCGGAGCCTCCGGTTCGTCGGGCGCCGCCGCCGCAAGGTAG
- a CDS encoding ribbon-helix-helix domain-containing protein has protein sequence MKTAISLPDKDFERFERIAARNGMSRSEFYRRAGAKLADELEGSSSLTLIAQDVLTRVGQPAEDGLLLEENRRVIESGSGW, from the coding sequence ATGAAGACGGCGATCTCTCTCCCTGACAAGGACTTCGAGCGGTTCGAACGGATCGCGGCCCGCAACGGCATGAGCCGTTCGGAGTTCTACCGACGCGCGGGCGCCAAGCTGGCGGACGAGTTGGAGGGCTCCAGCAGCCTCACCCTGATCGCGCAGGACGTGCTGACCCGCGTCGGTCAGCCGGCAGAGGATGGCCTTCTGCTCGAAGAGAACCGTCGTGTGATCGAGTCGGGCTCTGGGTGGTGA
- the arr gene encoding NAD(+)--rifampin ADP-ribosyltransferase produces MTETTSADRGPFFHGTRANLRVGDRLTAGRPSNYRPDVIMNHIYFTALRDGAGLAAEVAAMLGPDGAQPHVYVVEPTGDFEDDPNVTDKKFPGNPTRSYRTSAPLVVVEEVAEWTRLSPEAIEMWRGRLIALREGDAEIIN; encoded by the coding sequence ATGACCGAGACGACCTCAGCCGACCGTGGCCCGTTCTTCCACGGGACCCGGGCGAACCTCCGTGTCGGCGATCGACTTACCGCCGGGCGCCCGTCGAACTACAGGCCCGACGTCATCATGAACCACATCTACTTCACCGCCCTGCGGGATGGGGCAGGATTGGCGGCGGAGGTCGCCGCCATGCTCGGACCTGACGGAGCACAGCCCCATGTCTACGTCGTCGAGCCCACCGGAGACTTCGAGGACGACCCGAACGTCACCGATAAGAAGTTCCCCGGCAACCCCACACGTTCTTATCGGACGAGCGCGCCGTTGGTGGTGGTCGAGGAGGTCGCCGAGTGGACGCGATTGAGTCCTGAGGCCATCGAGATGTGGCGGGGTCGGCTCATTGCGCTCCGCGAAGGCGACGCCGAGATCATCAACTAG
- a CDS encoding phage baseplate assembly protein V → MSIHRGVVINNIDPQQRGRLQITVYDVFGADVSPWALPVIPLGSATPITPPIGAEVWVTFENDDVNYPVVLGLVPTMPMVTPVQLAAELGHDDGDRPGRRVRRYLRERYPGHQHHGRWLLTPEQANDVRAHFQP, encoded by the coding sequence GTGTCGATTCATCGCGGTGTCGTTATCAACAACATCGACCCTCAGCAGCGGGGGCGACTGCAAATCACGGTTTACGACGTCTTCGGGGCTGATGTGTCGCCGTGGGCGCTCCCCGTCATCCCGCTTGGATCGGCAACCCCGATCACGCCTCCGATCGGCGCCGAAGTGTGGGTCACGTTCGAGAACGACGACGTCAACTACCCGGTGGTGCTCGGACTCGTCCCCACCATGCCAATGGTTACCCCGGTGCAGCTCGCCGCCGAGCTCGGCCACGACGATGGCGATCGACCCGGTCGGCGGGTCCGTCGGTACCTGCGTGAACGCTACCCCGGGCATCAGCACCATGGGCGTTGGCTCCTCACCCCCGAACAAGCCAACGACGTCAGAGCCCACTTCCAGCCTTGA
- the pta gene encoding phosphate acetyltransferase, translating into MAQSIYITSAEGHSGKSTIALGVLDVLRRTTPRVGIFRTIARSTRERDYVLEMLLDHDGVDLPYEACIGTTYDEVRADPESALAAIVERFKTVEAQCDAVVVLGSDYTDVGSPAELAYNARIAVNLGVPVLLVLGGRAQNGEVPEQLGTTIPRTPSEVAQLAASALTELAHERAHLLGLVVNRADPERLEEIVASVSAVAATGSAAASDRPVWALPEDRLLVAPSVRDVMRAVDGRLVSGDPELLAREVLTVVIAGMSMVNVLPRLQDSAVVIIAADRTEVLLATLLANSSGTFPSLAAIVLNGPFALPDEIQRLIDGLDSPLPILRADLGTYDTATRVMRARGRLAAESQQRYEKALRMFDEHVDTAELVRLLGLAQADVVTPLMFEYGLMERARADRRHIVLPEGEDDRILRAAATVLARGIADLTILGEEIEVRHRAIELGIDIRAASIVSPFDPVLVDRFATEYARLRAHKGMTHARAADTVTDGSYFGTLMVHMGLADGMVSGAVHTTAHTIRPAFEIVKTKPGVSVVSSVFLMALADRVLVYGDCAVIPDPTSIQLADIAISSAATARQFGIEPRVAMLSYSTGESGSGADVDKVREATELVRAREPDLPVEGPIQYDAAADAAVAKAKLPGSAVAGRATVFIFPDLNTGNNTYKAVQRSAGAVAIGPVLQGLAKPINDLSRGALVEDIVNTIAITAIQAQGGS; encoded by the coding sequence GTGGCGCAGAGCATCTACATCACCTCCGCGGAAGGCCACTCCGGGAAGTCGACGATCGCGCTCGGCGTGCTCGACGTCCTGCGCCGGACGACCCCGCGCGTGGGCATCTTCCGCACGATCGCCCGTTCGACGCGCGAGCGCGACTACGTCCTCGAGATGCTGCTCGATCACGACGGCGTCGATCTGCCCTACGAGGCGTGCATCGGCACGACCTACGACGAGGTGCGCGCGGATCCGGAATCCGCGCTCGCCGCGATCGTCGAGCGCTTCAAGACCGTGGAGGCGCAGTGCGACGCGGTCGTCGTGCTCGGCAGCGACTACACGGATGTGGGCAGCCCGGCCGAGCTCGCGTACAACGCGCGGATCGCGGTGAACCTCGGCGTCCCGGTTCTGCTCGTGCTCGGCGGCCGCGCCCAGAACGGCGAGGTGCCCGAGCAGCTGGGCACCACCATCCCGCGCACGCCCTCGGAGGTCGCGCAGCTCGCGGCGAGCGCCCTCACCGAGCTCGCGCACGAGCGGGCGCACCTGCTCGGCCTCGTCGTGAACCGCGCCGACCCCGAGCGGCTCGAGGAGATCGTGGCATCCGTCAGCGCCGTGGCGGCCACCGGATCGGCCGCCGCGTCGGACCGACCCGTCTGGGCGCTCCCCGAGGACCGCCTGCTCGTGGCGCCCTCGGTGCGCGATGTCATGCGCGCGGTCGACGGGCGGCTCGTCAGCGGCGACCCGGAGCTGCTCGCCCGCGAAGTCCTCACGGTCGTCATCGCGGGGATGTCGATGGTCAACGTCCTGCCGCGGCTTCAGGACAGCGCGGTCGTCATCATCGCCGCCGACCGCACCGAGGTGCTCCTCGCCACCCTGCTCGCGAACTCCTCGGGCACCTTCCCGTCGCTTGCGGCCATCGTGCTGAACGGGCCGTTCGCCCTGCCCGACGAGATCCAGCGGCTCATCGACGGACTCGACTCGCCGCTGCCGATCCTCCGGGCGGACCTCGGCACCTACGACACCGCGACGCGGGTCATGCGCGCTCGTGGCCGGCTCGCCGCCGAGTCGCAGCAGCGCTACGAGAAGGCGCTGCGGATGTTCGACGAGCACGTCGACACCGCGGAGCTCGTCCGGCTGCTGGGCCTCGCGCAGGCGGACGTCGTCACGCCGCTCATGTTCGAGTACGGGCTCATGGAGCGGGCGCGCGCCGACCGCCGGCACATCGTGCTGCCCGAGGGCGAGGACGACCGCATCCTGCGCGCCGCTGCGACCGTGCTCGCTCGGGGCATCGCCGATCTCACGATCCTCGGCGAGGAGATCGAGGTGCGCCATCGCGCGATCGAGCTCGGCATCGACATCCGGGCGGCGAGCATCGTCAGCCCCTTCGACCCCGTGCTCGTCGACCGCTTCGCCACGGAGTACGCGCGCCTGCGCGCCCACAAGGGGATGACGCATGCCCGCGCGGCGGACACCGTGACCGACGGCTCGTACTTCGGCACCCTCATGGTGCACATGGGCCTCGCGGACGGCATGGTGTCGGGCGCCGTGCACACGACGGCGCACACCATCCGTCCGGCCTTCGAGATCGTGAAGACGAAGCCGGGGGTCTCGGTGGTCTCCTCGGTCTTCCTCATGGCGCTCGCCGACCGTGTGCTGGTCTACGGCGACTGCGCCGTCATCCCCGACCCGACGAGCATCCAGCTCGCCGACATCGCCATCTCGTCCGCAGCGACGGCGCGGCAGTTCGGGATCGAGCCGCGCGTCGCGATGCTCTCGTACTCGACGGGCGAGTCGGGCTCGGGCGCCGACGTCGACAAGGTGCGCGAGGCGACGGAGCTCGTGCGCGCGCGGGAGCCCGACCTGCCTGTGGAGGGCCCGATCCAGTACGACGCCGCGGCGGATGCGGCGGTGGCGAAGGCGAAGCTCCCCGGGTCCGCCGTCGCCGGACGTGCCACGGTGTTCATCTTCCCCGACCTCAACACGGGCAACAACACGTACAAGGCGGTGCAGCGGTCGGCGGGTGCCGTGGCGATCGGCCCGGTGTTGCAGGGCCTCGCGAAGCCCATCAACGACCTGTCCCGGGGCGCCCTCGTGGAGGACATCGTCAACACCATCGCCATCACCGCCATCCAGGCACAAGGAGGGTCATGA
- a CDS encoding acetate kinase, translating to MTPVLVINSGSSSLKYQLLDMDTEAVLATGLIERIGHEHGMRAHTVRGAAEGAAFLDATYRDELPVPDHDAAFAAMLDAFARNGPALDPTAVGHRVVHGGARFFAPTLITPLVEINIDELSVLAPLHNPANLAGIVAARAAFPDIPHVAVFDTAFHQTLAPAAYTYAIDAHIAEKHRIRRYGFHGTSHKYVSEIAAEFLGRPLESLRQIVFHLGNGASVTAIDGGRSVDTSMGFTPLEGLVMGTRSGDLDPALLFQLARRDGMTIDDLDALLNTRSGLKGIAGVSDMRDVLAGVERGDAASVLAFDVYVHRLRAYAGAYIAQLGGVDVISFTAGVGENAAPVRAAALETLGFAGVELDAQRNIGRERGTRVISTDASAVTVLVVPTNEELEIAHQTLEVAGRAGAH from the coding sequence ATGACGCCCGTCCTCGTCATCAACAGCGGCTCGTCGTCGCTCAAGTACCAGCTGCTGGACATGGACACCGAGGCCGTTCTGGCGACCGGGCTCATCGAGCGCATCGGCCACGAGCACGGGATGCGGGCGCACACCGTGCGCGGCGCGGCGGAGGGCGCCGCGTTCCTCGACGCGACGTATCGCGACGAGCTGCCGGTTCCCGACCACGACGCCGCGTTCGCCGCGATGCTCGACGCCTTCGCGAGGAACGGGCCGGCGCTCGACCCGACGGCCGTGGGTCACCGTGTCGTCCACGGCGGCGCGCGGTTCTTCGCTCCGACGCTCATCACACCGCTGGTCGAGATCAACATCGACGAGCTGTCGGTGCTCGCGCCGCTGCACAACCCGGCCAACCTCGCCGGCATCGTGGCGGCCCGCGCCGCGTTCCCCGACATCCCGCACGTGGCCGTGTTCGACACGGCCTTCCACCAGACGCTCGCCCCCGCCGCCTACACCTATGCGATCGACGCGCACATCGCCGAGAAGCACCGCATCCGCCGGTACGGGTTCCACGGCACGAGCCACAAGTACGTGAGCGAGATCGCCGCCGAATTCCTCGGGCGTCCGCTGGAGAGCCTGCGGCAGATCGTGTTCCACCTCGGCAACGGCGCATCCGTCACCGCCATCGACGGCGGGCGCTCGGTGGACACCTCGATGGGCTTCACACCGCTCGAGGGGCTCGTGATGGGCACCCGCTCGGGCGACCTCGACCCCGCGCTGCTGTTCCAGCTGGCCCGGCGCGACGGCATGACCATCGACGACCTCGACGCGCTCCTGAACACCCGCAGCGGCCTCAAGGGCATCGCGGGCGTCTCGGACATGCGCGACGTCCTCGCCGGCGTCGAGCGGGGGGATGCCGCATCCGTCCTCGCCTTCGACGTCTACGTGCATCGCCTGCGCGCGTACGCGGGCGCCTACATCGCGCAGCTCGGGGGAGTGGATGTCATCTCGTTCACAGCCGGCGTCGGCGAGAACGCGGCGCCGGTGCGGGCGGCCGCGCTGGAGACGCTCGGCTTCGCGGGAGTCGAGCTGGACGCGCAGCGCAACATCGGTCGCGAGCGCGGCACGCGCGTGATCTCGACGGATGCCTCGGCCGTCACGGTCCTCGTGGTGCCGACGAACGAGGAGCTCGAGATCGCCCACCAGACGCTGGAGGTCGCCGGCCGCGCGGGCGCGCACTGA
- a CDS encoding AAA family ATPase, producing the protein MPGTLKGTEPITDALFAQATTAILDVVGRVIDGKPEAVRFALTALLAEGHLLIEDVPGVGKTMLARALAASVDATVRRIQFTPDLLPGDVTGVSVYNPVEHEFEFKPGAVFANIVIADEINRSSPKTQSALLEAMEEGQVTVDGRSHLLAEPFLVVATQNPLEMEGTYALPEAQRDRFMMRISMGYPDAAAEALMLRQRDTINPLDEIRPVVTSARVLDLIAWVRAVHVSPAIEEYAVALAQATRIHPDLRLGASPRATLQLVRAAKVRAALDGRGFVIPDDITALLIPVFAHRLIAARGTGASRSRSSDGIAETLEQIAASVRVPIASRR; encoded by the coding sequence ATGCCAGGCACCCTGAAAGGCACCGAACCGATCACCGACGCCTTGTTCGCGCAGGCGACCACCGCGATCCTGGACGTGGTCGGGCGGGTGATCGACGGGAAGCCCGAGGCGGTGCGCTTCGCCCTCACGGCGCTGCTGGCCGAGGGTCACCTGCTGATCGAAGACGTTCCGGGCGTCGGGAAGACGATGCTCGCGCGGGCGCTGGCGGCGTCGGTGGATGCGACGGTCCGCCGCATCCAGTTCACGCCCGACCTGCTGCCCGGCGACGTGACGGGTGTGAGCGTCTACAACCCGGTCGAGCACGAGTTCGAGTTCAAGCCGGGCGCGGTCTTCGCGAACATCGTGATCGCGGACGAGATCAACCGCTCCTCCCCCAAGACGCAGTCCGCGCTGCTGGAGGCCATGGAGGAGGGTCAGGTCACGGTCGACGGACGCTCGCACCTCCTCGCGGAGCCCTTCCTCGTCGTCGCGACCCAGAACCCCCTCGAGATGGAGGGCACGTACGCCCTCCCCGAGGCGCAGCGCGACCGGTTCATGATGCGCATCTCGATGGGGTACCCGGATGCGGCGGCCGAGGCCCTCATGCTGCGGCAGCGCGACACGATCAACCCGCTCGACGAGATCCGGCCCGTGGTGACGTCGGCACGCGTGCTCGACCTCATCGCCTGGGTGCGCGCGGTGCACGTCTCACCCGCCATCGAGGAGTACGCGGTGGCGCTCGCGCAGGCCACGCGCATCCACCCCGACCTGCGGCTCGGCGCGAGCCCCCGCGCGACGCTGCAGCTCGTGCGGGCCGCGAAGGTGCGGGCTGCGCTCGACGGCCGGGGCTTCGTCATCCCGGATGACATCACGGCTCTTCTCATCCCGGTGTTCGCGCACCGGCTCATCGCGGCGCGTGGGACTGGGGCGTCGCGCTCGCGGTCGAGCGACGGCATCGCCGAGACGCTCGAGCAGATCGCGGCATCCGTGCGGGTGCCGATCGCGTCGCGCCGCTGA